CCTTGAGGACCCGCAGTGCCTGGGTGCCGGAGTAGTCGAATTCGGCGGCCTGGCCGATGACGATCGGGCCGGAACCAATGACGAGGACGCTTTTGAGATCTGTACGTTTCGGCATTACTTGTTGTCCTCAGTCTTGTTGTCAGTCTTCTGCGTTGCTGCCGGGTGTGCGGAGTCCACCGGTTCCTTGGAGAGGTTGGCCGTCCGGCCAATCCGGGTGCCTTCCATCAGGTCGATGAAACGGTCGAACAGGTAGGCGGCGTCGTGCGGCCCGGCGGCAGCCTCGGGGTGGTATTGGACCGAGAAGGCGGGGATGTCCAGGCAGGCCAGGCCTTCCACGACGTCGTCGTTCAGGCTGATGTGGCTGACCTCGACGCGGCCGTACCGCTCCTCCGGGGCCTGCGTGGCGCCGTCGAGCGGGGCGTCCACGGCGAAACCGTGGTTCTGGGAGGTGATCTCCACCTTGCCGGTGCGGCGGTCCATCACGGGCTGGTTGATGCCGCGGTGGCCGTAGCGGAGTTTGTACGTACCGAAGCCGAGCGCGCGGCCCAGGATCTGGTTTCCGAAGCAGATGCCGAAGTACGGCAGTTTCTCATCCAGGACCGAGCGCAGGAGCTTGACCTGGGCGTCGGCCGTGGCCGGGTCACCGGGGCCGTTGGACATGAAGAACCCGTCCGGGTTGACGGCCTTGACGTCTTCCAGGGTGGCGGTGGCCGGGAGCACGTGGACCCGGACGCCGCGTTCGGCGAACCGGACCGGGGTCATGGCCTTGATGCCGAGGTCGATGGCGGCGATGCTGAACCGGGCGTCGCCTTCCCAGCCGTGGTCCTTGGGATCCACCACGTACGCCTTGTCCACGCTGACTTCCTCAGCCAGGCGGGCGCCTTCCATCGGCGCGCTGGCCAGGACGGCGGCTACCAGTTCCTTGTCAGAGGCCTTGGCGGCGTCGCCTGAGAAGATTCCGGCGCGCATGGTCTTGTGTTCGCGCAGGTGCCGGGTGATGGCGCGGGTATCCACGCCCTGGATTCCTACGATCCCCTGGTCAACAAGCTCCGCGTCCAAGGAGCGTTCAGAGCGCCAGTTGGAGGGGCGTCGTGCGGCGTCGCGGACAATGTAGCCGGCCACCCAAATGCGGCGGGACTCGGCGTCGTCACTGTTCACGCCGGTGTTGCCGATGTGCGGTGCGGTCTGCACCACGAGCTGGCGGGCGTAGGAGGGATCCGTGATGGTCTCCTGGTAGCCGGTCATGCCCGTGGCGAACACTGCCTCGCCCAGGGCGGTGCCCTGCGCACCGTAGCTGGTGCCGCGGAACATGCGGCCGTCTTCCAGGACGAAGACTGCCGGTGCGGGCGCCGTGGGGGAACTCGTTGCTTGGGGTGTCGCTGTTTCAGTCACTGTCTTACTTTCCACTCTGGGGATCCTGGGAATGTTCTTGGGGGGCGGCGATCAATCGCTGAAGAGAGTCGTGGAGGGAGTCCTTGTCGGCAGCCCTGCGGGTCCGGAAGCCGGTGTCCACGGAGTTGGCCCCGAGGTCCCACGTCATGACCAGGAGGCCATCCTTTTCCACAAACTTGCCTGCCATGCCGCTTTCCATCCGGACACCGGTCAGGCGGCCGGCAGGGATGTAGACGGCCGGGGCTCCTGAGCGGTCCAGGAGCACACCGTGCGGGTACACACTCAGGACGGCGTTGGTCCGGATGCCGAGGCCGTGGACGGCGATCCGGTCGAGCCAGTCACCGGCGGTGGTGGTGGCAACGTACTGGCCTTCCGCCTCGGCGTCCGGCTCACCGGGCTCCGCGGGCACTGCGGGCAAAGGGTCGACGCCGGCCTGCCGCCGGAGGCGGTTCCGCCAGCCGAACCCGATCATGACCAGCACGACGGCGATAATCGCCAGGGTGCTGACCAGCGCGAGGGTCTGGGTGTTCATCAGGCGGCGCCTGCCGCAGCCGCCGCCGATTCGCGGTAGGGGGTGTTGAGCTGGCCGGCCAGCACGGTGGGGTGGCCCTTGTAGAACGTGGCGACCACCTTGCCCGGCAGTTCGAGGCCGGCAAACGGGGAGTTGCGGCCCATGGTGGCCATTTTTTCCGGATCGACGGTCCAGCGGGCGGCGGGGTCCACCAGGATGAGGTTGGCGGGCTCGCCGGCGTCCAGGGGCCGGCCCTGGTCCGCCAGGCGGCCGATCCGGGCGGCGGCGGTGGAGGTCACCCGGGCGAAGTCGGCCCAGGTCATCAGGCCCGTCTCGATCATGGTGTGCTGGACCACGGACAGGGCGGTTTCCAGCCCGGTCATGCCCATGGCCGCCTGCGCCCACTCGCATTCCTTGTGCTCGCTGGGGTGCGGGGCGTGGTCGGTGCCCACAACGTCGATGGTGCCGTCAGCCAGTCCGGCGCGCAGGGCCTGCACATCGGCATCCGTGCGCAGCGGCGGGTTGACCTTGTAGACCGGGTTGTAGCTGCGGACCAGATCGTCCGTCAGCAGGAGGTGGTGCGGGGTGACCTCGGCGGTGACGTTGATGCCGCGTTCCTTGGCCCAGCGGATGATCTCCACGGAACCGGCGGTGGAGACGTGGCAGACGTGCAGGCGGGAGTCCACATGCTGCGCCAGCAGCACGTCGCGGGCAATGATGCTTTCCTCGGCCACCGCGGGCCAGCCCGTGAGGCCCAGAACCGCGGAGACGGCGCCCTCGTTCATCTGGGCCCCGGCGGTGAGGCGGGGTTCCTGCGCGTGCTGGGCAACCACGCCGTCGAACGCTTTGACGTACTCCAGCGCGCGGCGCATCAGCACGGGATCGTGGACGCAGATGCCGTCGTCGGAGAACATCCGCACCTGGGCGCGGGAATCGGCCATGGCGCCCAGCTCGGCGAGCTGCTCCCCCGCCAGGCCAACGGTGACGGCGCCCACCGGGCGGACGTCCACCCAGCCGGCGGCACGGCCCAGGCTGTGGACCTGCTCCACCACGCCGGCGGTGTCCGCCACCGGATTGCTGTTGGCCATGGCGTGGACGGCCGTGTAGCCGCCCAGGGCTGCGGCGCGGGTGCCGGTCTCGACGGTCTCGGCATCTTCACGGCCGGGTTCGCGCAGGTGGGTGTGCACGTCCACCATGCCGGGCAGCGCCACCAGGCCGGCCGCCTCGATGACGGTGGCGGCCTGGGCGTCACTGTGGCCGGCCGCGCCGGTGCCACGGGCGGTAATAACGCCGTCACGGATAAGCAGGTCCTCGGCGTCGCCGCCCAGGATGGCCGCACCGCGGATCAGGTACGTTCCGTTGTTCTCTGCCATTACTTGCTCTCCTCTGTGGAACGGGGTGTGCGGGCAGGGTCAGTGGCTGTGCCCGCGGTGGCGGCTGGTTCGCGGGTGTCCCCGGAGAGCAGCAAATACAGTGCGGCCATGCGGATCGAGACGCCGTTGCGCACCTGTGCAAGCACGGTGGAACGGGGTGAATCGGCGGCGGCCGCGGAAATTTCCAGGCCCCGGTTCATGGGGCCGGGGTGCATGATGATGGTGTCTTTGAGCCCCAGGGAGTCCAGCGCGCGGAGCCGGTTGTCGTCAAAGCCCCAGCGGCGGGAGTACTCGCGGGTGGACGGGAAGAATGACGCGTTCATCCGCTCGCCCTGCACCCGCAGCATCATCACCGCGTCCACTCCCTTTTTGAGGGTTTCGTCGATGTCGTAGCTGACCTTGCAGGGCCAGTGCTCGACGCCGATGGGCAGCAGGGTGGGCGGCGCCACGAGGGTGACGTCAGCGCCCAGGGTGCGGAGCAGCCAGACGTTGGAGCGGGCGACGCGGGAATGCAGGACGTCGCCGGCGATGGCGACGCGCATCCCCTTCAGGTCAGCACCGATGGACCCGTTCCCGGAGAGCCTGGACCAGTGACGGCGCATGGTGAAGGCGTCAAGGAGTGCCTGGGTGGGGTGTTCGTGGGTGCCGTCGCCGGCGTTGATGACGGCTGCGTCAATCCAGTCGGTGGCGGCCAGGCGGTGCGGTGCGCCGGAGGCCCAGTGACGGATCACGACGGCGTCAACACCCATGGCTGCCAGCGTCTGGGCCGTGTCCTTGAGGGATTCGCCCTTGGAAACGGAGGAGCCCTTGGCGGCGAAGTTGATGACGTCCGCGGACAGCCGTTTGGCGGCCGCTTCGAAGGAAATCCGCGTCCGGGTGGAGTCCTCGAAGAAGAGATTGACCACCGTGCGGCCTCGGAGGACCGGGAGCTTCTTGACTTCGCGGTCTCCCACGGCCGCCATTTCTTCGGCGGTGTCAAGGATGCTGATGGCGTTGGCGAGGCTGAGGTCTTCGGTGGAGAGCAGGTGTTTCACAGACCGCCCTCGATGACCACTTCGTTGACCTGGGCGCCGTCTGCCGCGGTGTCAGTTTCCTCCAGGCGGACCCTGACTTTCTCCGCGGAGGAGGTAGGGAGGTTCTTTCCCACGTGGTCGGCCCGGATAGGGAGCTCGCGGTGGCCGCGGTCGATCAGCACAGCCAGCCTGACAATCCGGGGACGGCCGAGGTCGGTGATGGCGTCGAGGGCGGCGCGGATGGTCCGGCCGGAATACAGGACGTCATCAATGAGAACCACAACCTTGTTGTCGATTCCCGTGCGCGGGAGCTGGGTGGGGTACGGCGGCCTGGTGGGCTGGCGTGAAAGGTCATCGCGGAACATGGTCACATCCAGCTGACCGACGATTTCTGCGGCGTTGACCGTGGGGTCCGCTGCCGCAATCTTCTGTGCCAGGCGAAGCGCCAGCGGGTAACCGCGGCGCGGGATGCCCAACAGGACCAGGTCCTGGGAGCCTTTGTTGGCCTCGAGGATTTCATGGGCGATACGAGTGAGGGCCCGGTCAATGTCCGCCTGGCTGAGAACAACCCTGGCTGGAACCGGTGCGCTTGTGACGGAAGTCAACGCTCGTCTCCCCTTTCCCCGCCTCACGGGACGGAATTAAAAAAGGATCATGTGCGGTTCAAAATTACCACACTGGCGCCGGGCACTAGGCTTTCGTCTATGTCCACCAACCCTTATCATCGGGGTCCCGACCGGCCCGGCGGACCCGCCGGACCCCAGGACCCCTTCCCCGGCCAGGCGAACCCCAGCTGGATGGGAAGGATCGAGCCGGCGTACTACCGGCCGGCGCCGGGCACCTATGCTGCCCCCCTGCCGGTACTGGGTCCTCCGGAGCCCGGCCGCGGGGGCCCCGGCATGCGGTCCGCGGGCCTGCTGGCCCTGACCGTCGGCGGCGCGGCCCTCGCCTTCCTGAGCCTGCTGTTGGTGGTGCCCTTCCTGGTGGCGAGCACGGGGGTGGGCGGATTCATTGTGGGCTTTGTCGTCTCCCTGGTTCCGTTGTCGGTGGTCCTGCTGGCGGTCCATGCCATCGACCGGTGGGAACCTGAGCCCAAACGGCTGCTCTTCTTCGCGTTCACCTGGGGAGCCGCGGTGTCCGTTGCCGTCACGCTCCTGATTCAGCCGTTCTTCGCCCTGACCTTTCAGTTCAGTGACGCCGTGGACCTGCAAACCTATATGGCCACTGTCCAGGCGCCGGTGGTGGAAGAGTTTGCCAAGTCTTTGGGCCTGCTGTTGCTGCTCCTCCTCGCCCGGAAACACTTCGATGGCCCGGTGGACGGTGTGGTGTTCGCGTTCACCATTGCCGGCGGTTTTGCGTTCACCGAGAACATCCTCTACTTCGGCCGTGCCATCGCTGAGTCCGCCAGCCCGGCCACCGGCCTGGCCCAGGTCTTTCTGCTCCGTGGCGTCATGTCGCCCTTCGCCCACGCGATATTCACCGGGACCACGGGCCTCATTATGGGGTTCGCAGCGCGGCGCTGGCACGCCGGAGCCTCAGTGCTGGCCTTTTTCATCGGCCTGGTCCCGGCGATGCTGCTCCACAACCGGTGGAACAGCATGGGAGCAGGATTCGCGGCCGAGTACCTCTTGGTCCAGGTGCCGATCTTCATCCTGGCGGTGGTGGGAATCATCCTGCTTCGCGTGGCGGAAAGCCGGCTCACCCGGCAGCGGCTCATGGAGTACGCCGCTGCCGGCTGGTTCAGTCCCGCCGAGGTGGAGCTGCTGGCAACTCCCCGCGGACGGCGCACTGCGCTGCATTGGGCGGCCGGCAGCCACCGCCGCCCGCAGATGAAGGCGTTCCTGCACGCGGCCACCCAACTGGCCTTCACCCGCCAGAGAATCCTCACCGGCCGGGATGTTCAGCTGCACCAGGCCGAGGAGAAGCAGCAGCTGCAGCGGATCCTGTCGCTGCGTGCCGCCGTCGCAGGCTGAACCGGTGGTTGCGGTGGCTGCGGCTACTTTGTGGGGGAACCTGCGGGTAATGCCGTCAAAGCCAGCGCTTCGTCGAGCACTGTGCCGAAATTCCGCGCATCGTGGGCGAACCGGCCCAGAAACAGTCCTGCGACCCCGTCGAGTGCGGGCAACAGTCCGGGCTTCGCTGAACCGCCATAGATGATGGGCACCTGCGCCAGGTCGCTGCCTGCCTCGTTCGACCGGGCGGAAAGCAGGGACCGTAGGGCACGCACGACGACGGTGACGTGGTCCGCGCCGGCGGGCTCGGCCGCGCCAATGGCCCACACCGGTTCGTAGGCGATCACAAGCCTGGACGCCAGGGACCAGTCGCCGCCAACCGCTCCGGCGATCTGGTCATAGACAAACCCGGCCGCGCGCTCGGCAGCGGTCCCGCCCAGGTCATCGCGGGTGTCCTCGCCAACGCACAACAGCGGTGTGATGCCGGCATTGTCCGCCGCCCTGACCTTAAGTGCGATCATGGCCGTGTCCTCGCCGAGGTGCGCGCGCCGTTCGGCGTGGCCGATCTCCACCAGGCGTACCCCCAGCTCGGCCAGGAGCGATGGAGACACCTCGCCTGTCCACGGGCCGTCCGCCCAGCCGCAGTTCTGCGCTCCCAGCAGAAGGGGCGACCCTTCCAGAACGCCGGCGGCGGCCGGGAGAACGGGGAAGGAAGGAATCACAAACGGGACTACCCGCCCGGCCGCAAGGGCCGGGCGGGAGTCCACTTCCTGCTGGATGCGGGCCATCCAGTCAAGGCAGTCACGGTATCCCATGTACATCTTGGTGCTGACGCCGATGTACAGGACGTCCGGGACACCGGACCGGCCACTGCCGCAAGCAGTCATGGTGTCGGTCATTTATCGTCGAGCAGATCGTCCGCCCTATTGCTGAACCGCTTGGTGGCATACATCATGATGGCCGCCACGAACGGAAGCACACCCAGCGCGTAGACGCCCATGGTGCCGGTGTCAGATGCGGTGACCTGGTTGACCGTGGTCCGCAGGATAGGGGCGACGAATCCGCCCAGGTTACCCAGCGAGTTGATCAGGCCGATTCCTGCAGCGGCCGCTGTCCCGGTGAGGAACGCCGTCGGGTAGGACCAGGCGATGGGCCCGATCGAAAGGAAACTGCAGACGGCGAGGGTGATGAAGATGATGCCCAGCGCGGGAAGGTGGTTGGAGCCCGCCCATGCGGAGCCGAAGATGCACAGCCCGGTGGAGAGGAACAGGCCTGTGCCCCACACCCTGCGGCGCACAATGGTGTTGGCCGCCTTGCCAATGAAGTAGCAGGCAAAGATCCCGAAGAACCAGGGGATGGCCGCCATCAGCCCGACCGCGAGGCCCACTTTCTGCCCGGTCAGCTGGGCCACCTGCTGCGGCAGGTAGAAGGTGACACCATAAACTGCGATCTGGAGGCAGAAGTAGATGACCGTGAAGTACCAGACCTTGCCGTTCTTCATGGCGGCAAGGACACCGCGCGGACCGGACTCTTCCTTGACGGTGTCCTCCAGCGCCATCACGTCCAGGAGCGCCTTCTTCTCGTCCTTGTCCAGGAACTTGGCGTCCTGCGGGCTGTTGATCAGGAAGAAGTACGCGGCGATGCCCGCCACGACTGCGAGGGCACCTTCGACGAAGAACATGACCTGCCAGCCGTGCACGCCGGGGACCTGGTCGCCGATGTTGATGAGCCAGCCGGAGAGCGGTGCGCCCATCATCTGGGAAAAGGGCTGGGCGAGGTAGAAGATGGCAAACATCTTCACCCGGACCTTGTTGGGGAACCAGGCGGCCAGGAACATGATCACGCCCGGGAACAGTCCGGCCTCGGTCACGCCCAGGAGGAACCGCAGGATGATGAAGGAGGTCTCGCCCTGGACGAACGCGAAGCACGCGGACACGATGCCCCACGTGATGGCGATACGGGCCAGCCACACCTTCGCGCCGAATCTGGTCAGCAGCAGGTTGGACGGGATCTCAAACAATGCGTAGCCGATGAAAAAGATGCCGGCGCCAAGCGCGTAAGCGCCGGCTGTGATGCCTTTGTCCATTTCCAGCGCTGCCTCGGCGAAGCCCACGTTCGTGCGGTCCAGGAACGCCACGACGTACAGGATGACGAGCATCGGCATGAGCCGGAAGGATGCTTTGGAAATCGCCGATTTGAGAACCGGTGAATCCAGTAACTCCTTAGTGGCGGACGTTCCGGTGTTGACAGTCATTTAAACTCCTCATTGAGCCAGGGGGGCAGGCAGTTCTGATGGGGTGATGGAGAGGGTTTAGAGCGAGAAAACGATGAGCGCTATGCCCACCAGGCAGGCGATGACGCCCACTGCCAGGTAGATTTTGCGTTCTTTGGTCCAGGAGGCCACGGCGGTCCTTTCCTAGTGCATGTAGAGGCCGCCGTCGACATTCAGCGTCTGGCCGGAGATGTAGCCGGAGTCCTCGCTGATGAGGAAGGCGATGGCTGCTGCGATGTCGCGGGTGGATCCGACGCGGTTGACCACCAGGTCCTTGGTAAGTTCCTCCTTGCGTTCCTGGCTGAGGGTGCCGCCCATGATGTCGGTGTCGATGGGACCCGGGGAGATGGCGTTGACCGTGATGTCGTACTCCCCCAGTTCCCGGGCCGTGGCGCGGGTCAGACCGATAACGCCGGCCTTTGCCACGGAGTACGGGGTCTTGGAGAACGTGCCGCCGCCGCGCTGGGCTGACACGGAGGAGATGTTGACGATGCGCCCGATCCGGTTCTTCACCATGGACTCGGCTACCCGGCGGGTGGCGTAGTGGACGCCGTTGAGGTTGATGCCCAGCACGCGGTCCCATTCGGCAGCGTCCAGTTCCAGGTACGGAACCGGTGAGCTGACGCCGGCGACATTTGCCAGGGCCACGATCTGCGGGAGGTTTGCCTCGAGCTCGTCGATGGCGTTGCGGACGGATGTTTCATCGCCAACGTTGGCGCCGACGCCGTGGGCCTGCACTCCGTACTGCTCGGAAAGCTCCTTGGCCGTTGCTTTGCACAGGGCGTCGTCGAGGTCGATGATGCCGATGTTCCAGCCTTGGGCGGCCAGGTAGTTGACGGTGGCGCGGCCGATGCCGCGTTCGGAAACGGCTCCGGTGACGATGGCGGTGCGTTCTGCGGGGAAGGTATTCATGGCTGCTCCTGGGATTCTGCGTTAGTGGATGGGCGCGGGGCCGAGGTCTTCGATCAGCTTTTGCATGGCCACGTAGGCCTTGTTGCGGTAGGCAATGAGCTCGGGGGTGCGCTCCGCGGGCACGTTGAGGAAGCCGGCGCCCGTCTTGGTGCCCAGCTTCCCGGCCTCCACCAGGTCCGTGAGGATCTTCGGGGTGGCGAACCGCTCAGGGAATTCGGTCTGGAGCGACTTGTAGCAGAAGTTGTAGACGTCCAGTCCCGCCATGTCCGCAATGGCGAACGGGCCGAAGAACGGGAGCCGGAAGCCGAAGGTGGTGCGGACCAGGGTATCCACGTCATCCGCCGTCGCGATTCCCTGCTCCACCAGCTGCGCGGCTTCGTGGAACAGCGCGTACTGCAGGCGGTTGAGCACAAAGCCGGTGACGTCCTTGACCACTGCGGTCTGCTTATTGGCGGCATGGACCAGGTCGCGGACGGCGCCGACGGTCGTCGCGGAGGTGCCGGCGTGAGGGATGATCTCCACGCCCGGAATGAACGGCGACGGGTTGGAAAAGTGAACGCCGAGGAACCGCTCCGGGTTGGTTACGGGTTCGGACAGCTCAGCGATGGAGATGGTGGAGGTGTTGGACCCGATGATGGCGTCCGGCCGGGCTGCGGCGCTGATGCGGGCAAGTGTCTGGTGCTTAATGGCGATGACTTCGGGGACGGCTTCCTCGATGAAGTCCGCGTCGGCAACGGCTTCCTCGATGTCCCGGGCGGCCCAGAGGTTCTGCTTCAGGATTTCGGTGGAACCGGCGGGGAAAAGGCCGTCGGCCACGAACTGGTCCGATTCGGCGAGGAGCCTGTCGTAGTTGCTCTGCGCCACTTCGGCGGACACGTCTGCCAGTGCCACGCGGGCACCGCCGAGTGCCAGGACCTGCGCGATCCCGCCGCCCATGTAACCCGAACCGACGACGGCGATCTTGCGTGCGCTGTTGGCCGCCGCGTTGGGGGTGCTTGCTGTTTCGGTCATGATCAGACTGCTTTCGTGTATTCGGGCTCGTAGGAGCAGATGGCGTCCACCTTGGCGGCGGAGGATGAAGTCGCATCGAAGCGGTAGTCCAGCCATTCACCGACGAGCTTCTTGGCCAGCTCCAGGCCGATTACGCGCTGCCCCATGGTGAGTACCTGCGCGTTGTTGCTGAGAACCGATCGTTCCACGGAGTAGCCGTCGTGGGCGGTGACGGCCCGGATCCCGGGCACCTTGTTGGCTGCGATGGCGACGCCCAGGCCGGTGCCGCAGATCAACAGCGCACGGTCCGCGTGGCCTTCGGCTACCTTGCGGGCCGCGTCAACGGCAACATGCGGGTAGGCGGTTGAGTCGTCCGCGCCCACGCCGATGTCCACGACGGACGCGACCCGGCTGTCCGCTTCGAGCAGCGCCTTCAGCGCTACCTTGTATTCGACGCCGGCCTCATCGTTGCCAATGACGATGCGCCATCCTGCCGGCGTACTGGGGGTGCTGCTCATGCTTCTGCTCCATTTCCGGCCACCGAGGCAGCCAGCCGGGAATCATTCAGTGGGGTGTCGTTCAGTGCTGTGTCGATGTAGGCGGAGACGCGCGCGGCGATCAGGCCGAACGAGACGGCGCCCGGATCGGGGTGGCCCACGCTCTTTTCAGCCAGCGGCCGTGCCCGGCCTTTGAGCGGCCGGAGCGACGCGGTGGCATCCGCCGCTTCGCGGGCGGCAGTGGCTGCCGAGGCGAGGGCTACGGCTACCTGGGCGCCGCCGTCGAACGCGGCAAGGAAGGTGTCCTTGAAGGGCAGCAGCGCATCAACCATGGTCTTGTCCCCCGGTTCTGCCTTGCCGAGCGCGGTGATGGCGTCCACGAAGGCGGTGACGGCGGCAGCGGCATCGGCGCCGCGGTAGGCGTCCTTGTTGCCGAGCGCGAGACCGGCGGCGATCACCGCGGATCCCCAGAGCGCCCCGGAGGTGCCGCCGGCCCGTTCGCTCCAGGCTTCCCCTGCAGCGGTCAGGACGCGTTGCACCGAGAGCCCGGCCGCGGACACGTCCCGGCCTGCCGCTGCGGCGGCGTCAATGCCGCGGCGCATGCCGATGCCGTGGTCACCGTCGCCCGCGATGGCGTCCAGGTTGCCCAGCTCGTCTTCATGTTCGATGACGACGTCCTGGATTTGGGCGAGGACGGCGGCTGCGAGCCGGCCCAGGTCAGCCGCTGCCGGCGTGGTGTCTTCCACCTCGCCCGCCACGGCGTCTTCCGGCCCGGCCAGTTCGCGGCGGGCCCGCGGGGCGAGGTTGCCCTTGCGGAACGCCGGCGTGTCGGCCGGGGCGGCCCAGAGTTCTTCGAGTTCCTCGTCCAGCCAGAGCAGGGTCAGTGAGAGCCCGGACATGTCCAGGCTGGTGACCAGCTCTCCGCATTCGGGTTCCACAACGGTCAGGCCGGCAGCGGAGAGGAGCTTCTCGATTTTGCCGAAAAGCAGGAACAGTTCGTCGTACTTGACGGTGCCCAGGCCGTTGACGATGGCCACGACGCGGTTTCCGGCGTCGTCAGGTTTGTCCGCCAGGAGCTTGGAGACCAGGAGGTCGGCCAGCTCGGAAGCGGTGGGCATTGGGTGCTCGGAAATTCCCGGTTCGCCGTGGATGCCAAGGCCCAGCGACATCTGCCCTTCGGGAACGTGGAACAGCGGCGCGTCGGCTCCCGGAAGGGTGCAGCCATCAAACGCGACGCCCAGGGAGCGGGTGCGGTAGTTGGTCCGGATGGCCAGGCGCTCCACAGCGTCGAGGTCCAGTCCTGCTTCGGCGGCGGCGCCGGCGATCTTGAACACGGTGAGGTCGCCGGCGATGCCGCGGCGCTTTTCGATCTGGTCCAGCGGTGCGCTGGCGATGTCGTCGGTGACCAGGACGGTCCGCGTTTCGATGCCCTCGGCGTTAAGGCGAAGCTGGGCCTGGCCGAAGTGGAGCACATCACCGGCGTAGTTGCCGTAGCTCAGCAGCACGCCGCCGCCGGCGTTGGATGCCTTGGCCACCCGGTAGACCTGGCCGGCCGCCGGGGAAGCGAACATGTTGCCGCAGGCGGAGCCCGCGGCAAGGCCGGGCCCCACCAGGCCCGCGAAGGCCGGGTAGTGGCCGGAACCGCCGCCTACTACCAGGGCCACTTGGCCGGCGGGTACCTCTGTGGAGCGGACCACGCCGCCGTCCACCCGGGCCACATAGCCTCGGTTGGCCGCCACAAAGCCGTCCAGTGCCTCATCCGCGAAATCAGCGGGGTTGTCAAAGATCTGGGTCATGGTTTCCTCATCGAATCCGTTGTGTTGATGCCGTGTCCGTTCGAAGCGGCCCGGACTAGACGCTGGCGAGTGCAGCGGCGGACGGCTGCTGCCGTCCCTGCGCCACCTGGCTCGTGCCGAGCGCGTAACCCTCTGCCTTCGGCAGGACCTGGCGGCGGAGGTAATCCTGGTTGCTTGCGGTGACGCTGAGCCCGTCACCGCCGTAGTGCTCGGTGCAGAGAATGCCCTGGAAGCCAACGGACAGCGCCACTTTGAAGGCCTCGCGGTAATTGATGAGGCCGCTTTCCATGGGGGCAGGCATGGCCACGTAGGAGTCCCGGGCCATGTCCTCATCGCGGATGTAGTTCTTCATGTGCCAGTAGTTGGAGTACGGGAGGGTTTTGGCCACCATCTCGCGCCAGTCCTCGATGGGGCGGTGGACCCGGATGAGGTTGCCGAGATCCGGGTTGAGCCCAACGTTGGACAGCCCGATGTCCTGGACGAGCTGCACGGAGGAGTCCGCGGTGCCCAGGTAGGTGTCCTCGTACATTTCGAGGGAGAGCAGGACGCCCACTTCCGCGGCGTGGCGGCCGAGTTCACGGAGCCGGCTGACGGCGTTGCCCCAGGCTTCCTTGTTCCCGGCCGGGTCCTTGTAGCCTTCGACAGTCCAGAACCAGAGCTGTTTTTGCTGCTCGGCCGTGATGGCCTGGTGCAGGCCGAAGGAGACTACTTCGCAGCCCAGCTCGGCGGCGGCGTCGATGGTGCGGTGGCTGTAGGCCAGGTTGGCTTCCCAGTTGCCTTCCTCGATGACGCTGCGCCGGATGGCGGAGATGACCGGAACGCCGATGCCTACGGCGTCCGCCGTCCGTTTGAACTCGG
The window above is part of the Pseudarthrobacter sp. IC2-21 genome. Proteins encoded here:
- a CDS encoding triose-phosphate isomerase family protein, producing the protein MTACGSGRSGVPDVLYIGVSTKMYMGYRDCLDWMARIQQEVDSRPALAAGRVVPFVIPSFPVLPAAAGVLEGSPLLLGAQNCGWADGPWTGEVSPSLLAELGVRLVEIGHAERRAHLGEDTAMIALKVRAADNAGITPLLCVGEDTRDDLGGTAAERAAGFVYDQIAGAVGGDWSLASRLVIAYEPVWAIGAAEPAGADHVTVVVRALRSLLSARSNEAGSDLAQVPIIYGGSAKPGLLPALDGVAGLFLGRFAHDARNFGTVLDEALALTALPAGSPTK
- a CDS encoding MFS transporter translates to MTVNTGTSATKELLDSPVLKSAISKASFRLMPMLVILYVVAFLDRTNVGFAEAALEMDKGITAGAYALGAGIFFIGYALFEIPSNLLLTRFGAKVWLARIAITWGIVSACFAFVQGETSFIILRFLLGVTEAGLFPGVIMFLAAWFPNKVRVKMFAIFYLAQPFSQMMGAPLSGWLINIGDQVPGVHGWQVMFFVEGALAVVAGIAAYFFLINSPQDAKFLDKDEKKALLDVMALEDTVKEESGPRGVLAAMKNGKVWYFTVIYFCLQIAVYGVTFYLPQQVAQLTGQKVGLAVGLMAAIPWFFGIFACYFIGKAANTIVRRRVWGTGLFLSTGLCIFGSAWAGSNHLPALGIIFITLAVCSFLSIGPIAWSYPTAFLTGTAAAAGIGLINSLGNLGGFVAPILRTTVNQVTASDTGTMGVYALGVLPFVAAIMMYATKRFSNRADDLLDDK
- a CDS encoding SDR family NAD(P)-dependent oxidoreductase, encoding MNTFPAERTAIVTGAVSERGIGRATVNYLAAQGWNIGIIDLDDALCKATAKELSEQYGVQAHGVGANVGDETSVRNAIDELEANLPQIVALANVAGVSSPVPYLELDAAEWDRVLGINLNGVHYATRRVAESMVKNRIGRIVNISSVSAQRGGGTFSKTPYSVAKAGVIGLTRATARELGEYDITVNAISPGPIDTDIMGGTLSQERKEELTKDLVVNRVGSTRDIAAAIAFLISEDSGYISGQTLNVDGGLYMH
- a CDS encoding 3-hydroxyacyl-CoA dehydrogenase family protein translates to MTETASTPNAAANSARKIAVVGSGYMGGGIAQVLALGGARVALADVSAEVAQSNYDRLLAESDQFVADGLFPAGSTEILKQNLWAARDIEEAVADADFIEEAVPEVIAIKHQTLARISAAARPDAIIGSNTSTISIAELSEPVTNPERFLGVHFSNPSPFIPGVEIIPHAGTSATTVGAVRDLVHAANKQTAVVKDVTGFVLNRLQYALFHEAAQLVEQGIATADDVDTLVRTTFGFRLPFFGPFAIADMAGLDVYNFCYKSLQTEFPERFATPKILTDLVEAGKLGTKTGAGFLNVPAERTPELIAYRNKAYVAMQKLIEDLGPAPIH
- a CDS encoding ribose-5-phosphate isomerase, translating into MSSTPSTPAGWRIVIGNDEAGVEYKVALKALLEADSRVASVVDIGVGADDSTAYPHVAVDAARKVAEGHADRALLICGTGLGVAIAANKVPGIRAVTAHDGYSVERSVLSNNAQVLTMGQRVIGLELAKKLVGEWLDYRFDATSSSAAKVDAICSYEPEYTKAV
- the dhaL gene encoding dihydroxyacetone kinase subunit DhaL; amino-acid sequence: MTQIFDNPADFADEALDGFVAANRGYVARVDGGVVRSTEVPAGQVALVVGGGSGHYPAFAGLVGPGLAAGSACGNMFASPAAGQVYRVAKASNAGGGVLLSYGNYAGDVLHFGQAQLRLNAEGIETRTVLVTDDIASAPLDQIEKRRGIAGDLTVFKIAGAAAEAGLDLDAVERLAIRTNYRTRSLGVAFDGCTLPGADAPLFHVPEGQMSLGLGIHGEPGISEHPMPTASELADLLVSKLLADKPDDAGNRVVAIVNGLGTVKYDELFLLFGKIEKLLSAAGLTVVEPECGELVTSLDMSGLSLTLLWLDEELEELWAAPADTPAFRKGNLAPRARRELAGPEDAVAGEVEDTTPAAADLGRLAAAVLAQIQDVVIEHEDELGNLDAIAGDGDHGIGMRRGIDAAAAAGRDVSAAGLSVQRVLTAAGEAWSERAGGTSGALWGSAVIAAGLALGNKDAYRGADAAAAVTAFVDAITALGKAEPGDKTMVDALLPFKDTFLAAFDGGAQVAVALASAATAAREAADATASLRPLKGRARPLAEKSVGHPDPGAVSFGLIAARVSAYIDTALNDTPLNDSRLAASVAGNGAEA